A DNA window from Brassica napus cultivar Da-Ae chromosome C1, Da-Ae, whole genome shotgun sequence contains the following coding sequences:
- the LOC106433067 gene encoding WUSCHEL-related homeobox 11 isoform X1, giving the protein MDQEQTQHSPTGHSHSPSSPASGSTSTETVRSRWSPKPEQILILESIFNSGMVNPPKEETVRIRKMLEKFGAVGDANVFYWFQNRRSRSRRRQRQLQAAAAAVTTNTCDQTMMVNTSLPQYSGADLGFGGCSTSSNYLYGGSSSQTPSFFLGLSSSPPCSSSSSTSSSASSSTSSYGGGYDNHSNNGMENLLAMSGQLGYHEASQHHYQHHSSNLSPMMCPSDQSSSYDHYQQGLTVFINGVPTEVTSGGIDMKAMFGEDLVLVHSSGVPLPTDEFGFLMHSLQHGEAYFLVPRQT; this is encoded by the exons ATGGACCAAGAACAAACACAACATAGCCCAACCGGCCATAGTCACTCACCTTCTTCCCCAGCTTCGGGTTCCACCTCGACCGAAACGGTTCGGTCACGATGGTCACCTAAACCGGAACAAATACTCATACTTGAGTCGATCTTCAACAGTGGTATGGTTAACCCTCCCAAAGAAGAGACGGTAAGGATACGAAAGATGCTCGAGAAGTTTGGGGCGGTGGGAGATGCAAATGTCTTCTATTGGTTTCAAAACCGGCGGTCAAGATCTCGAAGGAGGCAGCGGCAGCTCCAGGCCGCAGCTGCGGCCGTAACCACCAATACTTGTGACCAGACCATGATGGTAAACACCAGCTTACCACAATATAGTGGGgctgatttggggtttggaggttGTAGCACTTCCTCTAATTACTTATATGGTGGGTCATCATCTCAAACTCCTTCATTTTTTCTtggtctttcttcttctcctccttgcTCAAGCTcctcttcaacttcttcttcagctagctcttcaacttcttcttatGGTGGTGGATATGATAATCATAGCAATAATGGCATGGAAAATCTCTTAGCAATGTCTGGTCAATTGGGTTACCATGAAGCTAGTCAGCATCATTATCAACATCATAGCTCAAATCTCTCACCAATGATGTGCCCATCTGATCAAAGCTCCAGTTATGATCACTACCAACAAG gGTTAACGGTCTTTATAAACGGAGTTCCGACAGAAGTGACGAGTGGAGGTATAGACATGAAAGCAATGTTTGGAGAAGATTTGGTTTTGGTGCATTCCTCAGGTGTTCCTCTTCCTACTGATGAGTTTGGTTTTTTGATGCATAGCTTACAACATGGTGAAGCTTATTTCCTG GTTCCAAGACAGACATGA
- the LOC106433067 gene encoding WUSCHEL-related homeobox 11 isoform X2: MDQEQTQHSPTGHSHSPSSPASGSTSTETVRSRWSPKPEQILILESIFNSGMVNPPKEETVRIRKMLEKFGAVGDANVFYWFQNRRSRSRRRQRQLQAAAAAVTTNTCDQTMMVNTSLPQYSGADLGFGGCSTSSNYLYGGSSSQTPSFFLGLSSSPPCSSSSSTSSSASSSTSSYGGGYDNHSNNGMENLLAMSGQLGYHEASQHHYQHHSSNLSPMMCPSDQSSSYDHYQQEVTSGGIDMKAMFGEDLVLVHSSGVPLPTDEFGFLMHSLQHGEAYFLVPRQT; this comes from the exons ATGGACCAAGAACAAACACAACATAGCCCAACCGGCCATAGTCACTCACCTTCTTCCCCAGCTTCGGGTTCCACCTCGACCGAAACGGTTCGGTCACGATGGTCACCTAAACCGGAACAAATACTCATACTTGAGTCGATCTTCAACAGTGGTATGGTTAACCCTCCCAAAGAAGAGACGGTAAGGATACGAAAGATGCTCGAGAAGTTTGGGGCGGTGGGAGATGCAAATGTCTTCTATTGGTTTCAAAACCGGCGGTCAAGATCTCGAAGGAGGCAGCGGCAGCTCCAGGCCGCAGCTGCGGCCGTAACCACCAATACTTGTGACCAGACCATGATGGTAAACACCAGCTTACCACAATATAGTGGGgctgatttggggtttggaggttGTAGCACTTCCTCTAATTACTTATATGGTGGGTCATCATCTCAAACTCCTTCATTTTTTCTtggtctttcttcttctcctccttgcTCAAGCTcctcttcaacttcttcttcagctagctcttcaacttcttcttatGGTGGTGGATATGATAATCATAGCAATAATGGCATGGAAAATCTCTTAGCAATGTCTGGTCAATTGGGTTACCATGAAGCTAGTCAGCATCATTATCAACATCATAGCTCAAATCTCTCACCAATGATGTGCCCATCTGATCAAAGCTCCAGTTATGATCACTACCAACAAG AAGTGACGAGTGGAGGTATAGACATGAAAGCAATGTTTGGAGAAGATTTGGTTTTGGTGCATTCCTCAGGTGTTCCTCTTCCTACTGATGAGTTTGGTTTTTTGATGCATAGCTTACAACATGGTGAAGCTTATTTCCTG GTTCCAAGACAGACATGA
- the LOC106433067 gene encoding WUSCHEL-related homeobox 11 isoform X3, producing MDQEQTQHSPTGHSHSPSSPASGSTSTETVRSRWSPKPEQILILESIFNSGMVNPPKEETVRIRKMLEKFGAVGDANVFYWFQNRRSRSRRRQRQLQAAAAAVTTNTCDQTMMVNTSLPQYSGADLGFGGCSTSSNYLYASSSTSSYGGGYDNHSNNGMENLLAMSGQLGYHEASQHHYQHHSSNLSPMMCPSDQSSSYDHYQQGLTVFINGVPTEVTSGGIDMKAMFGEDLVLVHSSGVPLPTDEFGFLMHSLQHGEAYFLVPRQT from the exons ATGGACCAAGAACAAACACAACATAGCCCAACCGGCCATAGTCACTCACCTTCTTCCCCAGCTTCGGGTTCCACCTCGACCGAAACGGTTCGGTCACGATGGTCACCTAAACCGGAACAAATACTCATACTTGAGTCGATCTTCAACAGTGGTATGGTTAACCCTCCCAAAGAAGAGACGGTAAGGATACGAAAGATGCTCGAGAAGTTTGGGGCGGTGGGAGATGCAAATGTCTTCTATTGGTTTCAAAACCGGCGGTCAAGATCTCGAAGGAGGCAGCGGCAGCTCCAGGCCGCAGCTGCGGCCGTAACCACCAATACTTGTGACCAGACCATGATGGTAAACACCAGCTTACCACAATATAGTGGGgctgatttggggtttggaggttGTAGCACTTCCTCTAATTACTTATATG ctagctcttcaacttcttcttatGGTGGTGGATATGATAATCATAGCAATAATGGCATGGAAAATCTCTTAGCAATGTCTGGTCAATTGGGTTACCATGAAGCTAGTCAGCATCATTATCAACATCATAGCTCAAATCTCTCACCAATGATGTGCCCATCTGATCAAAGCTCCAGTTATGATCACTACCAACAAG gGTTAACGGTCTTTATAAACGGAGTTCCGACAGAAGTGACGAGTGGAGGTATAGACATGAAAGCAATGTTTGGAGAAGATTTGGTTTTGGTGCATTCCTCAGGTGTTCCTCTTCCTACTGATGAGTTTGGTTTTTTGATGCATAGCTTACAACATGGTGAAGCTTATTTCCTG GTTCCAAGACAGACATGA